In Pseudoduganella albidiflava, a single window of DNA contains:
- a CDS encoding RelA/SpoT family protein — protein sequence MVSIAALNSATSEQLVLGLSSDDGARVLAALDFASAAYAGKQCTSGQPALDFAVGAASTLALLNTDAATRIAALLFELCLLDPAQGIAIEPKFGKEVADLVIGVHQLIRLRELTQGSPAATRGKNAAQQAVAQMETLRKMLLAMASDMRVVLVRLASCCSTLRWFADQKIFNEMTRAYGRETLDLYAPLANRLGIWQIKWELEDLSFRFIEPENYKRIAKMLEEKRMMRESFVTQSIARLQSELAAAGIQAEVFGRPKHIYSIWNKMRGKELDFTELYDVRAFRVIVPDVKTCYTVLGLVHNIWTPIPKEFDDYISRPKPNGYQSLHTVVTADDGRPLEVQIRTQEMHSFAEYGVAAHWRYKEEGNSSFQGQKYDEKIAWLRQLLAWKTDVADAVVGQEELQREWVEKLKEAALDDRIFVLTPQARVLELPVGATPIDFAYHLHSDVGHRCRGARVDGVMVPLNTPLKSGQTCEIITAKGAPGTAGPSRDWLSPGYAVSNRTRAKVRAWFHAIDVQETLSHGRSLVEKSLQREGKTAVNLETLAQKLGFAKVDELFLAVGKEEFSLRHVEHALHDNAEPAPPEDAVVLNKSRASSTEQGAKSGVLVVGTEGLMTQLARCCKPAPPDPIVGFVTRGKGVSIHRLSCKNFAEMRIKAPERVIVTEWGDGQRETVYPVDLFVLAGDRQGLLRDISEVFSREKINVIGVNTQSAKGQARMTFTAEIGSTAQVHKALAAISEVTGVLEARRA from the coding sequence ATGGTCTCCATTGCGGCGCTGAACAGCGCAACGTCCGAACAGCTGGTGCTTGGCTTGTCCAGCGACGATGGCGCGCGGGTGCTCGCCGCCCTCGATTTCGCCAGCGCGGCCTATGCCGGCAAGCAGTGCACCAGCGGCCAGCCGGCACTCGATTTCGCCGTCGGCGCGGCCTCCACGCTGGCGCTGCTCAATACCGATGCGGCCACGCGCATCGCCGCGCTGCTGTTCGAACTGTGCCTGCTCGATCCGGCGCAGGGCATCGCGATCGAACCGAAGTTCGGCAAGGAAGTGGCCGACCTCGTCATCGGCGTGCACCAGCTGATCCGGCTGCGCGAGCTGACCCAGGGTTCGCCCGCCGCCACGCGCGGCAAGAACGCCGCCCAGCAGGCGGTGGCGCAGATGGAAACGCTGCGCAAGATGCTGCTGGCGATGGCCAGCGACATGCGCGTGGTGCTGGTGCGGCTGGCCTCGTGCTGCAGCACGCTGCGCTGGTTCGCCGACCAGAAGATCTTCAACGAGATGACGCGCGCCTACGGCCGCGAGACGCTCGACCTGTATGCGCCGCTGGCGAACCGCCTCGGCATCTGGCAGATCAAGTGGGAACTGGAAGACCTGTCGTTCCGCTTCATCGAGCCGGAGAACTACAAGCGCATCGCCAAGATGCTCGAGGAAAAGCGCATGATGCGCGAAAGCTTCGTGACCCAGTCGATCGCGCGGCTGCAATCGGAGCTGGCCGCCGCCGGCATCCAGGCCGAGGTGTTCGGCCGGCCGAAGCATATCTACAGCATCTGGAACAAGATGCGCGGCAAGGAGCTCGATTTCACGGAGCTGTACGACGTGCGGGCGTTCCGCGTGATCGTCCCCGACGTGAAGACGTGCTACACGGTGCTCGGCCTGGTCCATAACATCTGGACGCCGATCCCGAAGGAATTCGACGACTACATCTCGCGGCCCAAGCCGAACGGTTACCAGTCGCTGCACACGGTGGTGACGGCGGACGATGGCCGGCCGCTCGAGGTGCAGATCCGCACCCAGGAAATGCACAGCTTCGCGGAATATGGCGTGGCCGCGCACTGGCGCTACAAGGAAGAGGGCAATTCCAGCTTCCAGGGCCAGAAGTACGATGAAAAGATCGCCTGGCTGCGCCAGCTGCTCGCGTGGAAAACCGACGTGGCGGACGCCGTGGTGGGCCAGGAGGAATTGCAGCGCGAATGGGTGGAAAAGCTGAAGGAAGCGGCGCTGGACGACCGCATCTTCGTGCTGACCCCGCAGGCGCGCGTGCTGGAGTTGCCGGTGGGCGCCACGCCGATCGATTTCGCCTACCACCTGCACAGCGACGTGGGGCACCGCTGCCGCGGTGCGCGCGTGGATGGCGTGATGGTGCCGCTCAACACGCCGCTGAAGAGCGGCCAGACCTGCGAGATCATCACCGCCAAGGGCGCTCCCGGCACGGCCGGCCCGTCGCGCGACTGGCTCAGCCCCGGCTATGCCGTCAGCAACCGCACGCGCGCCAAGGTGCGCGCCTGGTTCCATGCGATCGACGTGCAGGAAACGCTTTCGCACGGCCGCTCGCTGGTGGAAAAATCCCTGCAGCGCGAGGGCAAGACGGCGGTCAACCTGGAGACGCTGGCGCAAAAGCTCGGTTTCGCCAAGGTCGATGAGCTCTTCCTTGCCGTGGGCAAGGAGGAATTCAGCCTGCGCCACGTCGAGCATGCGCTGCACGACAACGCCGAGCCGGCGCCGCCCGAAGACGCGGTGGTACTGAACAAGAGCCGTGCCTCGTCGACGGAGCAGGGCGCCAAGTCGGGCGTGCTGGTGGTGGGCACCGAGGGCCTGATGACGCAACTGGCCAGGTGCTGCAAGCCGGCACCGCCCGATCCGATCGTGGGCTTCGTCACGCGTGGCAAAGGGGTGTCGATCCACCGTTTGTCGTGCAAGAACTTCGCCGAGATGCGCATCAAGGCGCCCGAGCGCGTGATCGTCACCGAATGGGGTGACGGCCAGCGCGAAACGGTCTACCCGGTTGACCTGTTTGTGCTGGCGGGCGACCGCCAGGGCCTGCTGCGCGATATCTCCGAAGTTTTTTCGCGCGAAAAGATCAACGTGATCGGCGTGAATACGCAAAGCGCGAAAGGGCAGGCACGCATGACCTTCACCGCCGAAATCGGTTCGACGGCGCAAGTGCACAAGGCCCTGGCGGCGATCTCGGAAGTGACCGGCGTGCTCGAGGCGCGGCGCGCCTAG
- a CDS encoding NF038120 family PEP-CTERM protein, with the protein MTKLSSSRTAAPPGRRIRSGIGLLACAAVLASAATPPAQAATIGFDNVSNIVTPALPADSPLYNGGDRFTTDRFLAVVADSAFAQSFPDYEPGLAGAVVGAQQWSACTFLACPFGETSYYAGVNDGSLTLSREDGSAFRLSALTYAGIGPESEEGAAHSMGQLRLWGTTAAGSVITATADLPELHAWADWTLDNAFAGTSLTSLRIDACAYTAAGACLNDGTLLNASQFAVGTLSVSAVPEPSALAMLAGGLALLGAASRTRRLRNGGRA; encoded by the coding sequence ATGACCAAGCTATCGAGTTCCCGCACTGCCGCGCCACCCGGCAGGCGCATCCGTTCCGGTATCGGCCTGCTGGCCTGCGCCGCCGTGCTGGCCAGCGCCGCCACGCCGCCCGCCCAGGCGGCCACGATCGGTTTCGACAATGTCAGCAATATCGTCACCCCGGCACTGCCGGCGGACAGCCCCCTGTACAACGGCGGCGACCGCTTCACGACCGACCGCTTCCTGGCGGTGGTGGCGGACAGCGCGTTCGCACAGTCGTTTCCCGACTACGAGCCCGGCCTGGCCGGCGCCGTCGTCGGTGCCCAGCAGTGGTCGGCATGCACCTTCCTGGCCTGCCCGTTCGGCGAAACTTCGTACTATGCGGGCGTGAACGACGGCTCGCTGACGCTCTCCCGCGAGGATGGCAGTGCCTTCCGGCTGTCGGCGCTGACCTATGCCGGCATCGGCCCGGAAAGCGAGGAAGGCGCGGCGCACAGCATGGGACAGCTGCGCCTGTGGGGCACCACGGCGGCGGGATCGGTGATCACCGCAACGGCCGACCTGCCCGAATTGCATGCCTGGGCCGACTGGACACTGGACAATGCCTTTGCCGGCACAAGCCTGACCAGCCTGCGGATCGACGCGTGCGCGTACACCGCGGCCGGTGCCTGCCTGAACGACGGCACCCTGCTGAACGCCTCGCAGTTCGCGGTGGGCACCCTGAGCGTGAGCGCCGTGCCGGAACCGTCGGCACTGGCCATGCTGGCCGGCGGCCTCGCGCTGCTGGGCGCGGCAAGCCGCACGCGCCGCCTTCGCAACGGAGGCCGCGCATGA
- the thrS gene encoding threonine--tRNA ligase, whose protein sequence is MVSVRLPDGSVRQFDAPVTVAQVASNISNSLAKAALAGKVDGKVVDTSFLIEQDADVAIVTDKDPEGLDVIRHSTAHLLAYAVKELFPDAQVTIGPTIENGFYYDFSYKRPFTPDDLVAIEKKMAELAKKDEPVTRKVLPRDEAVAYFKSIGEEYKAEIIASIPANEDVSLYSEGKFTDLCRGPHVPSTGKLKVFKLMKLAGAYWRGDSKNEMLQRVYGTAWARKEEQEQYLHMLEEAEKRDHRKLGKQLDFFHFQDEAPGLVFWHPKGWTIWQQVEQYMRKKYQDNGYQEVKAPQILDASLWGKTGHWDNYRENMFVTESENRQYALKPMNCPGHVQIFNSDLRSYRDLPLRYGEFGQCHRNEPSGALHGIMRVRGFTQDDGHIFCTHEQIEPEVVAFHQQAMEVYADFDFTNIEVKLALRPDNRIGTDEVWNDAEEALRHGLRACGVTWTELPGEGAFYGPKIEYHLKDSLGRPWQVGTMQVDFFMPERLGAQYVAEDNTKKTPVMLHRAIVGSMERFIGILIENYAGALPMWLAPVQVSILNISEGQAAYATELAARLRKLGFRVTADLRNEKITYKIREHSVQKMPYILVIGDKERDANTVAVRARGNVDLGVMSIDALVERLQQDVASKA, encoded by the coding sequence ATGGTATCAGTCCGACTTCCCGATGGCTCCGTGCGCCAGTTCGACGCGCCGGTGACCGTGGCCCAGGTGGCCTCCAACATCAGCAACAGCCTGGCCAAGGCCGCGCTGGCAGGCAAGGTCGACGGCAAGGTCGTCGATACCTCGTTCCTGATCGAGCAAGATGCCGACGTGGCCATCGTCACCGACAAGGATCCCGAGGGCCTGGACGTGATCCGCCACTCGACGGCCCACTTGCTGGCCTATGCCGTCAAGGAACTATTCCCGGATGCGCAGGTGACCATCGGCCCGACCATCGAGAACGGCTTCTACTACGACTTCTCGTACAAGCGCCCGTTCACGCCGGACGACCTGGTAGCGATCGAGAAGAAGATGGCCGAGCTGGCCAAGAAGGATGAGCCGGTCACCCGCAAGGTGCTGCCGCGCGACGAGGCCGTGGCGTACTTCAAGTCGATCGGCGAAGAGTACAAGGCCGAGATCATCGCCTCGATCCCGGCCAACGAAGATGTGTCGCTGTACAGCGAAGGCAAGTTCACCGACCTGTGCCGCGGCCCGCACGTGCCTTCCACCGGCAAGCTGAAAGTGTTCAAGCTGATGAAGCTGGCCGGCGCCTACTGGCGCGGCGATTCGAAGAACGAGATGCTGCAGCGCGTGTACGGCACCGCCTGGGCCAGGAAGGAAGAGCAGGAGCAGTACCTGCACATGCTGGAAGAAGCGGAAAAGCGCGACCACAGGAAACTCGGAAAGCAACTGGACTTCTTCCACTTCCAGGACGAAGCGCCGGGCCTGGTGTTCTGGCACCCGAAGGGCTGGACGATCTGGCAGCAGGTCGAGCAATACATGCGCAAGAAGTACCAGGACAACGGCTACCAGGAAGTGAAGGCGCCGCAGATCCTCGACGCGAGCCTGTGGGGCAAGACCGGTCACTGGGATAACTACCGTGAAAACATGTTCGTCACGGAATCGGAAAACCGCCAGTACGCGCTGAAGCCGATGAACTGCCCGGGCCACGTGCAGATCTTCAACAGCGACCTGCGCTCCTACCGCGACCTGCCGCTGCGCTACGGCGAATTCGGCCAATGCCACCGCAACGAACCGTCCGGCGCGCTGCACGGCATCATGCGCGTGCGCGGTTTCACGCAGGACGATGGTCACATCTTCTGCACGCACGAGCAGATCGAGCCGGAAGTGGTGGCCTTCCACCAGCAGGCGATGGAAGTGTATGCGGACTTCGATTTCACCAATATCGAGGTGAAGCTGGCGCTGCGCCCGGACAACCGCATCGGCACCGATGAAGTCTGGAACGACGCGGAAGAGGCGCTGCGCCACGGCTTGCGCGCCTGCGGCGTGACGTGGACGGAATTGCCGGGCGAGGGCGCGTTCTATGGCCCGAAGATCGAATACCACCTGAAGGATTCGTTGGGCCGCCCATGGCAGGTCGGCACGATGCAGGTCGACTTCTTCATGCCGGAGCGTCTCGGCGCGCAATATGTCGCGGAAGACAACACGAAGAAGACGCCGGTCATGCTGCACCGTGCGATCGTCGGCTCGATGGAACGCTTCATCGGCATCCTGATCGAGAACTACGCGGGCGCGCTGCCGATGTGGCTGGCGCCGGTGCAGGTATCGATCCTGAATATCTCGGAAGGGCAGGCGGCATACGCCACCGAACTGGCCGCCAGGCTGCGCAAGCTGGGCTTCCGCGTCACGGCTGATTTGCGCAACGAGAAGATCACGTATAAAATACGCGAACATTCCGTCCAAAAAATGCCTTACATCCTCGTCATCGGGGATAAAGAGCGGGATGCCAATACCGTGGCCGTGCGTGCGCGGGGCAATGTCGATCTGGGTGTAATGTCCATCGATGCCCTGGTTGAGCGACTCCAGCAGGATGTCGCCAGCAAAGCCTGA
- the rpmI gene encoding 50S ribosomal protein L35: MPKMKTKSSAKKRFRVRPGGTVKSGMAFKRHILTKKTTKNKRQLRGTRNINASDVTSVLRMMPSA, encoded by the coding sequence ATGCCAAAAATGAAGACCAAAAGCTCCGCGAAGAAGCGTTTTCGCGTGCGTCCGGGTGGTACCGTCAAATCGGGTATGGCGTTCAAGCGTCACATCCTGACCAAGAAGACCACCAAAAACAAGCGTCAGCTGCGTGGCACCCGTAACATCAATGCGTCCGACGTCACCAGCGTCCTGCGCATGATGCCGTCCGCTTAA
- a CDS encoding cation diffusion facilitator family transporter yields MNATSHLHAHLKGDAKYKHQRADRSLAILAWAVGLTLTFAGVEVVAGFMANSLALISDAGHMVTDAASLGLALFAQLIAKRPPSSRYSFGFGRAEALAAFINGLVMLLVIGWIVFEAAHRFAQPQAVQGGTVAGVAAIGLVVNVLVALVLSKDRESMNTRAALVHVLGDMLGSVAALLAGIVIYYTGWMRIDPLLSLLVSLLLLKSTVGILRESGHHLMEGVPDDIDYEKVGDDLEGVEGVSSVHDLHVWDMAPGQPALIGHVEVPDLQHWPATLKAIRAMLLEKHGIDHVTLQAELAGKQGRPQ; encoded by the coding sequence ATGAACGCCACCAGCCACCTCCACGCCCACCTGAAGGGCGACGCCAAATACAAGCACCAGCGCGCCGACCGCAGCCTGGCGATCCTGGCCTGGGCCGTGGGCCTGACGCTGACCTTCGCCGGCGTCGAAGTGGTGGCCGGCTTCATGGCCAACTCGCTCGCGCTGATCTCCGATGCGGGCCACATGGTCACCGATGCCGCATCGCTTGGCCTGGCACTGTTCGCGCAGCTGATCGCCAAGCGTCCGCCTTCGTCGCGCTACTCCTTCGGCTTCGGCCGCGCCGAGGCGCTGGCCGCCTTCATCAACGGCCTGGTCATGCTGCTGGTGATCGGCTGGATCGTGTTCGAGGCGGCGCACCGCTTCGCGCAGCCGCAAGCCGTGCAGGGTGGCACGGTGGCGGGCGTGGCGGCGATCGGCCTGGTGGTGAACGTGCTGGTGGCACTGGTGCTGTCGAAGGACCGCGAAAGCATGAACACGCGGGCGGCGCTGGTGCACGTGCTGGGCGACATGCTGGGTTCCGTGGCCGCGCTGCTGGCCGGCATCGTGATCTATTACACGGGCTGGATGCGGATCGACCCGCTGCTGTCGCTGCTGGTGTCGCTGCTGCTGCTGAAATCCACGGTAGGCATCCTGCGCGAATCGGGCCACCACCTGATGGAGGGCGTGCCGGACGATATCGATTATGAAAAGGTGGGCGACGACCTGGAAGGCGTCGAAGGCGTCAGCTCGGTGCACGACCTGCACGTCTGGGACATGGCGCCAGGCCAGCCGGCATTGATCGGCCATGTCGAAGTACCCGACCTGCAGCACTGGCCGGCCACGCTGAAGGCGATCCGCGCCATGCTGCTGGAGAAGCACGGCATCGACCACGTCACGCTGCAGGCCGAACTGGCCGGCAAGCAGGGCCGGCCGCAGTAG
- the pheS gene encoding phenylalanine--tRNA ligase subunit alpha: MNSLEQIVSVAQADFLAAADAAALENAKAKYLGKTGQITELMKGLGKLAPEEKKAQGALINAAKQQIETALTARRDALADAQLQQRLNAEAIDVTLPGRGRAPGGLHPVMRTWERVEAIFRSIGFEVAAGPEIETDWTNFTALNSPENHPARSMQDTFYIEGNDSTGKPLLLRTHTSPMQVRYARSHQPPIKVIAPGRTYRVDSDATHSPMFHQVEGLWIAENISFADLKGVYLNFVKAFFETDDLEVRFRPSYFPFTEPSAEIDIAFGSGPLKGRWLEVSGSGQVHPSVVRNFGLDPEKYIGFAFGSGLERLTMLRYGVNDLRLFYEGDLRFLKQFN; encoded by the coding sequence ATGAACTCCCTCGAACAAATCGTTTCCGTCGCGCAGGCTGACTTCCTCGCCGCCGCGGACGCCGCCGCACTTGAAAACGCCAAAGCCAAGTACCTTGGCAAGACTGGCCAGATTACCGAACTGATGAAGGGCCTCGGCAAGCTCGCACCCGAGGAAAAGAAAGCCCAGGGCGCCCTGATCAACGCTGCCAAGCAGCAGATCGAAACCGCCCTGACCGCGCGCCGCGATGCGCTGGCCGATGCGCAGCTGCAGCAGCGCCTGAATGCCGAAGCGATCGACGTGACCTTGCCCGGCCGCGGCCGCGCTCCCGGTGGACTCCACCCGGTGATGCGCACGTGGGAACGGGTCGAGGCGATCTTCCGCTCGATTGGCTTCGAAGTGGCCGCCGGCCCCGAGATCGAAACCGACTGGACCAACTTCACCGCGCTGAACAGCCCGGAAAACCACCCGGCCCGTTCGATGCAGGATACCTTCTACATCGAAGGCAACGACAGCACGGGCAAGCCGCTGCTGCTGCGCACGCACACCAGCCCCATGCAGGTGCGCTATGCGCGCAGCCACCAGCCGCCGATCAAGGTGATCGCGCCGGGCCGCACCTACCGCGTCGACAGCGACGCCACCCACTCGCCGATGTTCCACCAGGTCGAGGGCCTGTGGATCGCCGAGAACATCAGCTTCGCCGACCTGAAGGGCGTGTACCTGAACTTCGTGAAGGCATTCTTCGAGACCGACGACCTGGAAGTCAGGTTCCGCCCGTCCTACTTCCCGTTCACGGAACCGTCGGCCGAGATCGACATCGCGTTCGGCTCGGGTCCGCTGAAGGGCCGCTGGCTGGAAGTGTCCGGCTCGGGCCAGGTGCACCCGTCCGTCGTGCGCAATTTCGGGCTGGACCCGGAAAAATACATCGGCTTCGCGTTCGGCTCCGGCCTCGAGCGCCTGACGATGCTGCGCTACGGCGTCAACGACCTGCGCCTGTTCTACGAAGGCGACCTGCGCTTCCTGAAGCAGTTCAACTGA
- the infC gene encoding translation initiation factor IF-3, with translation MRLSGVNNEPLGIVSLAEAFRLAEEANVDLVEIAPTAQPPVCRLMDYGKFKYSEQKKAHEAKLKQKVISVKEVKFRPGTDDGDYNIKLRNLIKFLEEGDKTKITLRFRGREMAHQDIGMRMLERLKSDLEEFGQVEQFPKMEGRQMIMVIAPKKKNPPR, from the coding sequence ATGCGTCTTTCCGGCGTCAATAATGAGCCGCTGGGCATCGTGAGCCTGGCCGAAGCCTTCCGCCTGGCGGAAGAAGCGAACGTGGACCTCGTGGAAATTGCGCCCACCGCGCAGCCACCGGTTTGCCGTCTGATGGATTACGGTAAGTTCAAGTACTCCGAGCAGAAAAAAGCGCACGAAGCCAAATTGAAGCAGAAAGTCATCTCCGTGAAGGAAGTCAAATTCCGTCCCGGTACTGACGATGGCGACTACAACATCAAGCTGCGCAACCTGATCAAGTTCCTGGAAGAGGGTGACAAGACGAAGATCACCCTTCGTTTCCGCGGCCGCGAAATGGCCCACCAGGACATCGGCATGCGCATGCTGGAGCGGTTGAAGTCCGATCTGGAAGAGTTCGGCCAGGTCGAGCAGTTCCCCAAGATGGAAGGGCGCCAGATGATCATGGTCATTGCCCCCAAGAAAAAAAATCCGCCGCGGTAA
- a CDS encoding alpha/beta fold hydrolase yields the protein MIEPALKSVQCLSPAGLHRMAYQEWGDPSNPRVLVCVHGVTRVSDDFDDLARALAGEYRVVCPDVVGRGRSGRLRNPDLYRVPQYVSDMVTLLARVLANVDSQREPAKVAWFGTSMGGLIGMGLAALPDSPIGRLVLNDIGPVLDPAALRRIGDYIGQDVRFATFEEGARFVRDVSASFGPHTEAQWEKMARDVLRQDADGSWVRHYDLALAQPFRAATPESVAADEHVLWAAYDAIRCPTLVVRGAASDLLSHATAQMMTQRGPRAGLVEFAGVGHAPTFVQADQIAVAREFLLEQ from the coding sequence ATGATCGAACCAGCGTTGAAGTCGGTGCAGTGCCTTTCCCCGGCGGGCTTGCACCGGATGGCCTACCAGGAATGGGGAGATCCATCCAACCCGAGAGTGCTGGTCTGCGTGCACGGCGTGACGCGCGTGTCGGACGACTTCGACGACCTGGCGCGCGCGCTGGCCGGCGAGTACCGCGTGGTGTGCCCGGATGTGGTGGGCCGCGGCCGTTCCGGCCGGCTGCGCAACCCGGACCTGTACCGCGTGCCGCAATACGTGAGCGACATGGTCACGCTGCTGGCGCGCGTGCTGGCCAATGTCGACTCGCAGCGGGAGCCAGCCAAGGTCGCGTGGTTCGGCACGTCGATGGGCGGGCTGATCGGCATGGGCCTGGCGGCATTGCCGGACAGCCCGATCGGGCGCCTGGTCCTGAACGACATCGGCCCGGTGCTGGATCCGGCGGCGCTGCGCCGCATCGGCGACTACATCGGCCAGGACGTGCGCTTCGCCACGTTCGAGGAAGGCGCGCGCTTCGTGCGCGACGTGTCGGCATCGTTCGGCCCGCACACTGAAGCGCAGTGGGAGAAGATGGCGCGCGACGTGCTGCGCCAGGATGCCGACGGCAGCTGGGTGCGGCATTACGACCTCGCGCTGGCGCAGCCGTTCCGCGCGGCGACGCCGGAATCGGTGGCCGCCGACGAGCACGTGCTGTGGGCCGCCTACGATGCGATCCGTTGCCCCACGCTGGTGGTGCGCGGCGCCGCATCGGACCTGCTGTCGCATGCGACGGCGCAGATGATGACGCAGCGCGGGCCGCGCGCCGGGCTGGTGGAGTTCGCCGGGGTGGGCCATGCGCCCACCTTCGTGCAGGCCGACCAGATCGCGGTGGCGCGCGAGTTCCTGCTGGAGCAATAG
- a CDS encoding 3-hydroxybutyrate dehydrogenase, with product MLSGKTALVTGSTSGIGLGIARALAAQGANIVFNGFGNADDIATLLASTAQEFGVQTVHHNADMSKPAEIEALFAFATEKFGGVDVLVNNAGIQFVANVEDFPVEKWDAIIAINLTSAFHTSRLALPRMRQQNWGRIINLASAHGLVGSAGKSAYVAAKHGLVGLTKVTALETAQTGVTVNAICPGFVLTPLVQKQVDDRAARDGLTNDQAKRALLADKQPSGDFVTPEQLGGLAVFLCSDVASQVRGAAWNVDGGWVAQ from the coding sequence ATCCTTTCCGGTAAAACGGCCCTCGTGACGGGATCCACCTCCGGCATCGGCCTGGGTATCGCCCGCGCACTGGCCGCGCAAGGCGCCAACATCGTCTTCAACGGCTTCGGCAATGCCGACGACATCGCCACCCTGCTGGCATCGACCGCGCAGGAATTCGGCGTGCAGACCGTACACCACAATGCCGACATGAGTAAGCCGGCGGAAATCGAGGCGCTGTTCGCGTTCGCCACCGAAAAATTCGGCGGCGTCGACGTGCTCGTCAACAATGCCGGCATCCAGTTCGTCGCCAATGTCGAAGACTTCCCGGTCGAGAAATGGGATGCCATCATCGCCATCAACCTGACTTCCGCCTTCCACACCAGCCGCCTGGCCCTGCCGCGGATGAGGCAGCAGAACTGGGGCCGCATCATCAACCTCGCTTCGGCACACGGCCTGGTCGGCTCCGCGGGCAAGTCCGCCTACGTGGCCGCCAAGCACGGCCTGGTGGGCCTGACCAAGGTGACAGCGCTGGAAACGGCGCAGACCGGCGTGACGGTCAATGCGATCTGCCCCGGCTTCGTGCTCACCCCGCTGGTGCAGAAACAGGTCGACGACCGTGCCGCCCGCGATGGCCTGACGAACGACCAGGCCAAGCGCGCGCTGCTGGCCGACAAGCAGCCGTCCGGCGACTTCGTGACACCCGAGCAGCTGGGCGGCCTGGCCGTGTTCCTGTGCAGCGACGTGGCCAGCCAGGTACGTGGCGCGGCCTGGAACGTCGACGGTGGCTGGGTGGCCCAGTAA
- the rplT gene encoding 50S ribosomal protein L20 gives MPRVKRGVTARARHKKVLNQAKGYRGRRSKVYRIAKQAVMRAGQYAYRDRRNKKRVFRALWITRINAASREHGLTYSVFMNGLKKAAIELDRKVLADMAVMDKPAFAAIVNAVKAKIAAA, from the coding sequence ATGCCTCGAGTAAAACGTGGGGTTACCGCGCGTGCCCGTCATAAAAAAGTACTAAACCAGGCCAAGGGTTACCGCGGTCGTCGCAGCAAGGTTTACCGTATTGCCAAGCAAGCAGTCATGCGCGCTGGCCAGTACGCCTACCGCGACCGTCGTAACAAGAAGCGCGTCTTCCGCGCCCTGTGGATCACCCGTATCAACGCGGCTTCGCGCGAACACGGCCTGACCTACAGCGTCTTCATGAATGGCCTGAAGAAAGCTGCTATCGAACTGGACCGTAAAGTCCTGGCCGATATGGCTGTGATGGACAAGCCGGCGTTTGCCGCGATTGTCAACGCCGTGAAAGCAAAGATCGCTGCTGCCTAA
- a CDS encoding RidA family protein gives MEIKRLYVGKRMSEVAIHNNTVYLAGQVAATEPDADIKGQTREVLAAIDKLLAEAGSDKSCILSTQIFIKDLADFAAMNEVWEEWVAQGHTPPRATVQANLANPAWLIEIVVVAAQR, from the coding sequence ATGGAAATCAAACGACTGTACGTGGGCAAGCGCATGTCCGAAGTGGCGATCCACAACAACACCGTGTACCTGGCAGGCCAGGTTGCCGCCACCGAGCCGGACGCCGACATCAAGGGCCAGACCCGCGAAGTGCTGGCCGCCATCGACAAGCTGCTGGCCGAAGCCGGCAGCGACAAGAGCTGCATCCTGTCCACCCAGATCTTCATCAAGGACCTCGCCGATTTCGCGGCCATGAATGAAGTGTGGGAAGAGTGGGTCGCGCAAGGCCATACGCCGCCGCGCGCCACCGTCCAGGCCAACCTGGCCAACCCGGCCTGGCTGATCGAGATCGTCGTCGTCGCCGCCCAGCGCTGA